One region of Fragaria vesca subsp. vesca linkage group LG4, FraVesHawaii_1.0, whole genome shotgun sequence genomic DNA includes:
- the LOC101301962 gene encoding DNA topoisomerase 3-beta-1-like translates to MASNKVLMVAEKPSIALSIANVLSRGQMSTRKASTDVHEFEGTFRGYHVQFKVTSVIGHVFSLDFPETYQNWTVTDPLDLFQAPVRKAEANPKAHIRRHLSQEARGFGNLVLWLDCDREGENICFEVIDCIGHTNETKRKVYRARFSSVTEKDILKAMDNLVEPNKDEALAVDARQEIDLKVGVAFTRFQTSFFQGKYGNLDARVISYGPCQTPTLGFCVQRYLQINTFKPEKFWSVRPYILQSGYELQLDWERNKLFDVDVAVMFQKLVMDDGIAEVTEISEKQESKGRPSGLNTVNLLKVASSALGFGPQMAMQVAERLYTQGFISYPRTESTAYPSSFDFKGTLGAQVNNPVWGSYVQRLLSDGYQKPRSGTDVGDHPPVTPLRSATEDMLGNDAWRLYEYVCKHFIGTVSPDCKYVRTKVEFSIGGEIFHCVGQRVLVKGFTSIMPWLAVNEKNLPQFTKGEKIEVARVDLHEGMTSPPEYLSESELISLMEKNGIGTDASISVHINNICERNYVQVQAGRKLVPTALGITLIRGYQCIDPDLCLPDIRSFIEQQITLVAKGQADHFRVVQHVLQQFRQKYSYFVKQIENMDALFEAQFSPLADSGRVLSKCGKCLRYMKHISTQPSRLYCNTCEEVYYLPQKGTIKLYKELTCPLDNFELLICSMPGPDGKSFSLCPYCYNSPPFEGINTLFGAAKSGSSGKLGKGAGMPCFLCPHPTCRHSLITQGVCACPECTGTLVLDPVSAPKWRLCCNMCNFLVLLPQGAHQISTTPDRCPECDSTIIEVDFNKKTTPLEDGATLYSGCILCDELLHSLVEMKYGKSFFRGSRGRGRGSRRGRGRGRGTGKMVDPKMSFRDF, encoded by the exons ATGGCTTCCAACAAAGTTCTCATG GTCGCCGAGAAGCCCAGCATAGCTCTCTCCATAGCCAACGTTCTCTCCCGCGGCCAA ATGTCTACAAGAAAGGCTAGCACCGACGTACATGAATTCGAGGGAACATTTCGTGGATACCATGTTCAGTTTAAAGTGACATCAGTTATAGGACATGTTTTCAG TCTAGATTTTCCAGAAACATATCAAAACTGGACGGTCACTGATCCTCTGGATCTTTTTCAAGCTCCAGTTCGCAAGGCAGAAGCAAATCCAAAG GCACATATTCGCAGGCATTTAAGCCAAGAAGCCCGGGGTTTTGGTAACTTGGTTTTATGGCTGGATTGTGATCGTGAAGGAGAAAACATTTGTTTTGAAG TTATTGATTGTATTGGCCACACAAATGAAACTAAAAGAAAGGTATATCGCGCACGATTTTCTTCTGTTACCGAGAAAGACATTTTGAAGGCCATGGACAACCTTGTTGAACCTAACAAAGATGAGGCATTGGCTGTAGATGCTCGACAAGAGATAGATTTGAAAGTTGGAGTTGCCTTTACACGTTTTCAAACAAGTTTTTTCCAGGGAAAATATGGAAATCTTGATGCCAGAGTTATCTC CTATGGGCCGTGTCAAACTCCTACTCTTGGCTTCTGTGTACAGCGCTATTTGCAGATAAATACGTTTAAACCTGAAAAATTCTGGTCTGTACGCCCTTACATATTACAAAGTGGCTATGAACTTCAGCTAGATTGGGAGCGTAACAAATTGTTTGACGTTGAT GTTGCTGTGATGTTTCAAAAGTTAGTAATGGACGATGGAATTGCAGAAGTGACTGAAATATCAGAAAAGCAGGAAAGCAAAGGTCGTCCCTCTGGTCTTAATACAGTGAATCTGTTAAAG GTTGCTTCAAGTGCACTAGGCTTTGGACCACAAATGGCTATGCAAGTTGCTGAACGCCTGTATACACAAGGCTTCATCAG CTATCCGCGTACGGAGAGCACAGCATATCCTTCTTCTTTTGACTTCAAAGGCACACTTGGTGCACAGGTAAATAACCCCGTATGGGGTAGTTACGTACAGAGGCTGCTCAGTGACGGTTATCAAAAACCACGATCTGGGACAGATGTAGGTGATCATCCTCCTGTTACTCCCTTAAGATCTGCGACTGAGGATATGCTGGGAAATGATGCATGGAGATTATACGAGTATGTCTGTAAACACTTCATAGGGACTGTATCTCCAGACTGCAAGTATGTAAG AACAAAGGTGGAATTTTCAATTGGAGGAGAGATCTTCCACTGTGTAGGACAACGTGTTTTGGTGAAGGGATTTACTTCTATTATGCCATGGTTAGCAGTAAATGAGAAAAATCTTCCTCAATTTACGAAAGGTGAGAAAATTGAGGTTGCCAGAGTGGACCTTCATGAG GGGATGACTTCACCTCCGGAATATCTAAGTGAGAGTGAGCTAATTTCTCTTATGGAGAAGAATGGAATCGGCACAGACGCATCAATATCTGTTCATATTAACAACATATGCGAGCGCAATTATGTGCAG GTACAAGCTGGCAGGAAGTTGGTTCCAACTGCCTTGGGTATTACTCTAATAAGAGGCTATCAATGTATTGATCCAGATCTCTGTTTGCCAGATATCCGTAGTTTTATTGAGCAGCAGATTACTCTTGTTGCTAAGGGTCAAGCAGATCATTTTCGTGTTGTGCAGCATGTTCTACAACAGTTCCGACAAAAATACAGTTATTTTGTAAAGCAG ATTGAAAACATGGATGCATTATTTGAAGCACAATTCTCTCCACTTGCTGACTCAGGACGAGTTCTCAGTAAATGTGGCAAATGTCTACGGTATATGAAGCACATTTCAACTCAACCTTCTCGCCTCTATTGTAATACATGCGAAGAGGTTTATTATCTCCCTCAGAAGGGTACCATTAAG CTATACAAGGAACTTACGTGCCCTCTGGATAACTTTGAGCTATTAATCTGCTCTATGCCTGGCCCAGATGGTAAGTCATTTTCTCTTTGCCCCTACTGCTACAATAGTCCTCCATTTGAAGGTATCAATACTCTCTTTGGAGCTGCAAAATCTGGTTCATCTGGCAAGTTAGGAAAGGGAGCTGGCATGCCATGCTTCCTTTGCCCACACCCCACATGTCGACATTCATTGATAACCCAAGGAGTCTGTGCTTGTCCGGAATGTACTGGAACTCTTGTTCTAGACCCCGTAAGTGCTCCCAAGTGGCGACTATGTTGCAATATGTGCAATTTCCTTGTACTCCTCCCACAAGGTGCTCATCAAATCTCCACTACTCCAGACCGGTGTCCTGAGTGTGACTCGACAATCATAGAAGTGGACTTCAATAAAAAGACAACACCCTTGGAAGATGGAGCAACCTTATACTCTGGTTGCATTCTTTGTGATGAGTTACTCCATTCACTTGTGGAGATGAAGTATGGAAAGTCGTTTTTCAGAGGTTCAAGAGGAAGGGGTAGAGGATCAAGGAGGGGTAGGGGAAGAGGGCGGGGTACTGGGAAAATGGTGGATCCTAAAATGAGCTTCCGTGATTTCTGA